From a single Helicovermis profundi genomic region:
- the wtpA gene encoding tungstate ABC transporter substrate-binding protein WtpA → MKILSNKFTNRGFLVLIFLLVLVFNFGCSSSKDLSTVTTNQSKVNKKSTEKIVIYHAGSLSVPLEKMENEFEKKYPNIDVIRTPGGSRTVARKITELGDSVDILFSADYNVINSLVIPEFADFNLLFAKNSMVIMYSTSSKYADEITKDNWYDILTKNDVDFGYSDPFADPCGYRSLLLWQLAENYYKIDGLNDKIKNASKEKNIRPKAVELLSMLETGELDYAFEYESVAKQHQKINPDFKYISLPEEINLSSLKFKEKYNKAVIELNGTEPGTVIERKAEPIIYSLTIPKSTTNKDGAIKFITFLLSEEGQSILIDSGQPVLDKPKVINYKLMPNRLKNIIKE, encoded by the coding sequence ATGAAAATATTATCGAACAAATTTACAAACAGAGGATTTTTGGTTTTGATTTTTCTACTTGTACTTGTATTTAATTTTGGGTGTTCATCTTCGAAAGATTTAAGTACCGTAACTACAAATCAGAGCAAAGTAAACAAAAAAAGTACTGAAAAAATTGTCATTTACCATGCTGGGAGTCTTTCTGTTCCTCTTGAAAAAATGGAAAATGAATTTGAAAAAAAGTACCCAAATATTGATGTTATAAGAACTCCAGGTGGAAGTAGAACTGTTGCTAGAAAAATTACAGAACTAGGTGATTCGGTTGATATTCTGTTTTCTGCAGACTACAATGTAATAAATAGCTTAGTAATTCCTGAATTTGCTGATTTTAATTTACTATTTGCAAAAAATTCAATGGTTATTATGTATTCTACTTCAAGTAAATATGCTGATGAAATTACTAAGGATAATTGGTATGATATTTTAACAAAGAATGATGTGGATTTTGGTTATAGCGACCCATTTGCTGATCCTTGCGGATATAGAAGTTTACTTCTTTGGCAACTTGCTGAAAACTACTATAAAATCGATGGATTAAATGACAAAATAAAGAATGCAAGTAAAGAAAAAAATATTAGACCAAAAGCTGTTGAACTTCTTTCTATGCTTGAAACTGGAGAACTTGATTATGCATTTGAATATGAATCAGTCGCTAAACAACATCAAAAAATTAACCCTGATTTTAAATATATTTCATTACCTGAGGAAATAAATTTGTCATCATTAAAATTTAAAGAAAAATACAATAAAGCAGTGATTGAATTAAACGGAACAGAGCCAGGGACAGTAATTGAGAGAAAAGCTGAACCGATTATTTATAGTCTCACTATTCCTAAGAGCACTACTAATAAAGACGGTGCAATAAAGTTTATAACTTTTTTATTAAGCGAAGAAGGACAAAGTATTCTTATTGATTCTGGTCAACCTGTATTAGATAAACCAAAAGTTATTAATTACAAACTCATGCCTAATAGGCTTAAAAATATAATTAAAGAATAA
- a CDS encoding TRAP transporter permease — translation MVDDKTLKVDENIITDEEASKLLKEFDKGSDFREFKGFPAKIVAGILIAFTLFQLYTGIFGVLDAMIQRAIHLAFGLTLVYTLYPMRKHWSREKMHPADIVMAVLAAAVCLYVVVFYKDLVLRAGRVNTLDMIVGITAILLVLEASRRVIGWPMVIIAIVFIAYALFGRYIPGKLAHRGVDIPNLVQQLFFTTEGIFGIPIGVSSTFIFMFLLFGAYLEKTGMGEFFIDSANSIAGFAAGGPAKVAVMSSAMMGTLTGSSVANVVGTGSFTIPMMKRLGYKKSFAGAVEATASTGGQLMPPIMGAAAFLMAEFTNTAYVKVIAAAAIPALLYYFGVWSGVHFEAKKLGLKGTPRNELPKLSYIMKTRGHLLIPIITVVYLLVAGYTPIRAALGAIATSIIVAGFKKETRLSFYDIVDGMIKGARSAITVVSACATAGIIIGVVTQTGLGLKMGSILVGIANGNLMLTLMFTMLTSLILGIGVPTTANYVITSTIAAPALMQLGVPILAAHMFVFYFGIIADVTPPVALAAVAASGVAKSEPMRTAFQAARLAIAAFIIPYIFVYSPQMLLINATPLNVIIMLITSLVGIIAIAAALTNYFITNMSIVDRISFVIGGLLLITTSVMLNVFGFAIIALAVLLQVNKKNKLKVAA, via the coding sequence ATGGTAGATGATAAAACATTAAAAGTTGATGAAAATATCATAACAGACGAAGAAGCTTCAAAGCTTCTTAAAGAGTTTGATAAAGGATCTGACTTTAGAGAGTTTAAAGGTTTTCCTGCAAAAATAGTTGCTGGAATCCTTATTGCGTTTACATTATTCCAACTCTACACTGGTATATTTGGAGTATTAGATGCAATGATACAAAGAGCGATTCATTTAGCTTTTGGGTTAACTTTGGTTTATACACTTTATCCAATGAGAAAGCATTGGTCAAGGGAAAAAATGCATCCTGCTGATATTGTTATGGCAGTTCTTGCAGCAGCAGTTTGTCTTTATGTTGTAGTATTTTATAAAGACTTAGTTTTAAGAGCAGGTAGGGTAAATACTCTAGATATGATAGTTGGTATTACTGCAATACTACTCGTTTTAGAGGCTTCAAGAAGAGTTATTGGATGGCCAATGGTAATCATTGCAATTGTCTTTATCGCTTATGCATTATTTGGTAGATACATTCCTGGAAAATTAGCTCATCGTGGTGTTGATATTCCAAATCTTGTTCAACAACTTTTCTTTACTACAGAAGGTATTTTTGGTATTCCAATCGGTGTTTCATCCACCTTTATTTTTATGTTCTTATTATTTGGTGCTTATCTAGAAAAAACTGGTATGGGTGAATTTTTTATAGACTCGGCAAATTCTATAGCAGGTTTTGCAGCTGGTGGACCAGCAAAAGTTGCTGTAATGTCTAGTGCAATGATGGGAACTCTTACTGGAAGTTCTGTAGCAAATGTTGTTGGTACTGGTAGTTTTACTATACCAATGATGAAAAGGTTAGGTTACAAAAAATCATTCGCAGGCGCAGTGGAAGCAACTGCATCTACAGGTGGTCAATTAATGCCACCAATCATGGGTGCGGCAGCCTTTTTAATGGCGGAATTTACAAACACTGCCTATGTAAAAGTAATAGCAGCTGCGGCAATTCCAGCCTTATTATATTATTTTGGAGTTTGGTCAGGCGTACATTTTGAAGCAAAAAAACTTGGCTTAAAAGGTACACCAAGAAATGAACTTCCTAAACTTAGTTATATTATGAAAACAAGAGGACATCTTCTTATTCCAATAATAACAGTTGTATATCTTTTAGTTGCAGGATACACACCTATTAGAGCAGCTCTTGGAGCAATTGCCACATCAATTATAGTTGCAGGATTTAAAAAAGAAACGCGTTTATCATTTTATGATATCGTTGATGGTATGATAAAAGGTGCTCGTTCAGCAATTACAGTTGTATCAGCCTGCGCAACTGCAGGAATTATTATTGGTGTTGTTACTCAAACAGGACTTGGTCTTAAAATGGGATCAATTTTGGTTGGAATTGCTAACGGTAACTTAATGTTAACACTTATGTTTACAATGCTAACATCTCTAATACTTGGAATTGGTGTACCAACGACTGCAAACTATGTAATTACATCTACAATCGCTGCACCAGCACTTATGCAACTTGGTGTTCCAATTTTAGCAGCTCATATGTTTGTTTTCTACTTTGGTATTATAGCAGATGTTACTCCTCCAGTTGCACTAGCCGCGGTTGCTGCATCCGGAGTTGCAAAGTCTGAACCGATGAGAACAGCTTTCCAAGCAGCACGACTTGCCATTGCAGCATTTATTATACCTTATATTTTTGTATATAGTCCACAAATGTTATTAATTAATGCAACTCCATTAAACGTAATTATTATGTTAATTACTTCTTTAGTTGGAATAATTGCAATTGCAGCAGCACTTACAAATTACTTTATTACAAATATGTCAATTGTTGATAGAATTTCATTTGTTATTGGAGGATTATTATTAATTACTACAAGTGTTATGCTTAATGTATTTGGTTTTGCAATAATTGCTTTAGCAGTACTTCTTCAAGTAAACAAAAAAAATAAATTAAAAGTTGCAGCATAG
- a CDS encoding DUF1850 domain-containing protein codes for MNNRKKIVSSLLIIVFIVIVFLSINIKKTKVVVVEDLDDYMKTEFFLPNNEFSIGYIHSVELTPAEEFLKVNKNNDIVLYKTIYESFGVGLPFSQKENKFDITNGKFILNRNRTMKSIKMRISPIPKHWITVNGTKYQLLDLITKPEDLINIYCKDELAIKIGHKYYKIGI; via the coding sequence TTGAATAACAGAAAAAAAATTGTAAGTAGCTTGTTAATTATCGTATTTATAGTAATTGTTTTTCTTTCTATAAATATAAAAAAAACAAAGGTTGTTGTTGTAGAAGATCTTGACGATTATATGAAAACAGAATTTTTTTTACCAAACAACGAATTTTCAATTGGTTATATACATTCTGTTGAATTAACTCCTGCTGAAGAATTTTTAAAAGTAAATAAAAATAATGATATTGTTTTATATAAGACAATCTATGAATCATTTGGAGTCGGCTTACCTTTTTCACAAAAGGAAAATAAGTTTGATATAACAAATGGAAAATTTATTCTTAATAGAAACAGAACAATGAAATCAATTAAAATGAGAATATCTCCGATTCCAAAACATTGGATTACTGTAAATGGAACAAAATATCAACTGCTTGATTTAATAACAAAGCCTGAAGATTTAATTAATATTTATTGTAAAGATGAATTAGCTATAAAAATTGGACATAAATATTATAAAATAGGCATTTAA
- a CDS encoding TAXI family TRAP transporter solute-binding subunit: MKRSTKLIALMMVLTLVIGIFAGCSSPAKTTEPAADAPKTDAPAKVEQFFVNIGTGGTAGTYFPLGGAFAEIWNNTIPGINATAQSTGASVANINLLEDGKIEVAIVQNDVAMYAHDGKIMFDGKAYDKLRGLATLYSEPLQIITTDPSIKSIADLKGKKIAVGSIGSGVEANARQIIAAAGMDFDKDIKAKFLSFSEAAASLKDKQIDAAFLTAGIPTAAIQDLGAQNTVTVVPIGEELSKTLKEKYKFFTDFIIPANTYKGQSEDIHTLTVKSMLVVSSDMDDELAYNLVKAIYDNHDRVVAAHNVGKYITVDSALDGMSVPVHPGAAKFFDESK, translated from the coding sequence ATGAAAAGAAGTACAAAATTAATTGCACTAATGATGGTTTTAACACTTGTTATTGGTATTTTTGCAGGTTGTTCAAGCCCAGCAAAAACTACTGAGCCTGCTGCAGACGCACCTAAAACAGATGCTCCTGCAAAAGTTGAACAATTTTTTGTTAATATTGGAACTGGTGGAACTGCAGGAACATACTTCCCACTAGGTGGAGCTTTTGCAGAAATATGGAATAACACTATTCCTGGTATTAATGCAACTGCACAAAGTACAGGAGCTTCTGTAGCTAATATTAATTTATTAGAAGATGGTAAAATTGAAGTTGCAATTGTTCAAAATGATGTTGCAATGTATGCACATGATGGAAAAATTATGTTTGATGGAAAGGCATATGACAAATTAAGAGGTCTTGCTACTCTTTATTCTGAGCCTCTTCAAATTATTACTACAGATCCAAGCATTAAATCAATTGCTGATTTAAAAGGTAAAAAAATTGCTGTAGGTTCAATTGGTTCTGGTGTTGAAGCTAATGCAAGACAAATTATTGCAGCAGCAGGTATGGATTTTGATAAAGATATCAAGGCTAAATTCTTATCTTTCTCAGAAGCAGCTGCTAGTTTAAAAGATAAGCAAATTGACGCAGCTTTCTTAACTGCTGGTATTCCAACTGCAGCAATTCAAGATTTAGGTGCTCAAAATACTGTTACAGTTGTTCCAATTGGAGAAGAGTTATCAAAAACTTTAAAAGAAAAATATAAATTCTTTACTGATTTTATTATTCCTGCTAATACTTACAAAGGACAAAGCGAAGATATTCATACTTTAACAGTAAAATCTATGCTTGTTGTTAGTAGTGATATGGATGATGAATTAGCTTATAACTTAGTAAAAGCAATTTATGATAACCATGATAGAGTAGTTGCTGCACATAATGTTGGTAAATATATTACTGTTGACAGTGCACTTGATGGAATGTCTGTACCAGTTCATCCAGGAGCTGCAAAATTCTTTGATGAAAGCAAATAG
- a CDS encoding DNA topoisomerase, with translation MSKALFITEKPSVAAEFAKVLKVNGNRKQGYIESDRAVITWCVGHLVTMSYPEEYDSKFKKWNLSDLPFLPDSYKYEVIKNASRQYEIVKMQMTREDISKIYVCTDSGREGEYIYRLVDEMVGVKNKIKKRVWIDSQTEEEIKKGIINAKDLAEYDLLSDSAYLRAKEDYLIGINFSRLLTLTYSKSISSKLNKDYVVIAVGRVMTCVLGMIVKRELEVKNFIKTPYYKIISKFKFNDGLEYDGEWKAIEGSKYYLSKHLFKDVGFKEKEMAETFIKKLNSESPETFAIIDKVTKKKEKKNAPLLYNLAEIQNECSKKFKMSPDETLTSIQGMYEKKMLTYPRTDARVLSEAVLKEIHKNLNGLQNVNKICELEAEDKKIEYFTENIIKNSLFKGLEKTKYVNDKAITDHYAIIPTGQGLTSYNRLSSVDKKIFILVIRRFLSIFYPPAIFSKLEIKTKIGEESFLTSVKVCSDEGYLKISNNSKKNQEKIAKEINSLKILKKGQKVAIKDLIIKDGETSPPKRYRSGSIILAMENAGKLIEDEELREQIKGSGIGTSATRSEILKKLEKIDYIKLNKKTQILTPSNLGEMIYFVVNKSIPSLLNPALTASWEKGLTMISNGEIKIDEYMGKLESYIQKNTKKILKLSNYCADDFKMTNEVLGECPLCNGGKILENKKAFFCTNWKDGCKFTIWKDSLKSYNRVIDPALIKQLLTIGVVIDKGLKMELKNDNGEKIILEVKRT, from the coding sequence ATGTCGAAAGCTTTATTTATAACTGAAAAACCAAGCGTCGCAGCAGAATTTGCCAAAGTTTTAAAGGTGAATGGCAATCGTAAACAAGGATATATAGAATCAGATAGAGCTGTTATTACTTGGTGTGTAGGTCATTTAGTAACTATGAGTTATCCTGAAGAATATGATTCTAAGTTTAAAAAATGGAATCTTTCCGATCTTCCATTTTTACCTGATTCATATAAATATGAAGTAATAAAAAATGCTTCTAGGCAATATGAAATTGTAAAAATGCAAATGACGCGAGAAGATATATCAAAGATTTATGTTTGTACCGACTCCGGACGTGAAGGAGAATACATATATAGGCTTGTTGATGAAATGGTTGGAGTAAAAAATAAAATTAAAAAAAGAGTTTGGATTGATTCTCAAACAGAGGAAGAAATAAAAAAAGGTATAATTAACGCAAAAGATTTAGCTGAATATGATTTATTATCTGATTCAGCATATTTAAGAGCGAAAGAAGATTATTTAATTGGCATTAATTTCTCAAGATTATTAACGCTTACATATTCTAAAAGCATAAGTAGTAAATTAAATAAAGATTATGTAGTTATTGCAGTTGGAAGAGTTATGACTTGTGTTTTAGGTATGATAGTAAAAAGAGAATTAGAAGTTAAGAATTTTATAAAAACTCCCTATTATAAAATTATTTCTAAATTTAAGTTTAATGATGGTTTAGAATATGATGGAGAATGGAAAGCTATAGAAGGTTCAAAGTATTATCTTTCAAAACACCTATTCAAAGATGTTGGTTTTAAAGAAAAAGAAATGGCTGAAACTTTTATTAAAAAATTGAATTCAGAAAGTCCTGAAACTTTTGCAATAATAGATAAAGTTACAAAGAAAAAAGAAAAGAAAAATGCTCCGCTTTTATACAATTTAGCTGAAATTCAAAATGAATGTTCAAAAAAATTTAAGATGAGTCCTGATGAAACTCTGACAAGTATTCAAGGCATGTATGAAAAAAAAATGTTAACTTACCCTAGAACAGACGCTAGGGTTTTATCAGAAGCAGTTTTAAAAGAAATTCATAAGAATTTAAATGGGCTTCAAAATGTTAATAAGATTTGTGAACTAGAAGCTGAGGATAAAAAAATAGAATATTTCACTGAAAATATAATCAAGAATAGTTTGTTTAAAGGGTTAGAAAAAACAAAATATGTAAACGATAAAGCTATTACAGATCACTATGCAATTATACCAACTGGTCAAGGCCTTACTTCTTACAATAGATTATCGAGTGTTGATAAAAAAATATTTATTCTAGTAATTAGAAGATTTTTATCAATTTTTTATCCACCGGCAATTTTTAGTAAACTTGAAATAAAGACCAAAATAGGTGAAGAATCTTTTCTAACGTCTGTAAAGGTTTGTTCTGATGAGGGATATCTAAAAATTTCAAATAATAGTAAAAAAAATCAGGAAAAAATTGCAAAAGAAATTAATAGCTTGAAAATATTAAAAAAAGGTCAAAAGGTAGCTATTAAAGATTTAATAATTAAAGATGGCGAAACAAGCCCACCAAAGCGTTATAGATCAGGTTCCATAATTTTAGCGATGGAAAATGCAGGAAAGTTAATTGAAGATGAAGAGCTTAGAGAACAAATCAAAGGTAGTGGAATAGGAACTAGTGCAACGAGATCAGAAATATTAAAAAAATTAGAAAAGATAGATTATATTAAATTAAATAAAAAAACTCAAATTTTAACCCCCAGTAATTTAGGAGAAATGATATACTTTGTTGTAAATAAATCAATACCTTCTCTTTTGAATCCTGCATTAACAGCAAGCTGGGAGAAAGGCTTAACAATGATTTCAAATGGTGAAATTAAAATCGACGAATATATGGGGAAATTAGAAAGTTATATTCAAAAAAACACTAAAAAAATATTGAAACTTAGTAATTACTGTGCAGATGATTTTAAAATGACCAATGAAGTTTTAGGTGAGTGTCCACTTTGTAATGGAGGAAAAATTTTAGAAAATAAAAAAGCATTCTTTTGTACAAATTGGAAAGATGGTTGTAAATTTACAATTTGGAAAGACTCTTTAAAAAGCTATAATAGAGTAATTGATCCAGCATTAATAAAACAACTCCTTACTATAGGTGTTGTTATCGATAAGGGATTAAAAATGGAATTAAAAAATGATAATGGTGAAAAAATAATATTAGAAGTAAAGCGCACATAA
- a CDS encoding biotin transporter BioY — protein MKNLSTKDMILISMFASLTAIGAFIKIPIPPVPVSLQFLFCAYSGMLLGSKKGMTSQLIYVGIGLLGVPVFTKGGGLSYIFQPTFGYLIGFILCSFIIGKLTENNPNQKLIFRFLSVLVGLAVVYAIGVSYLYFMWNHLNDSQIGWQTAAKWGFTPFIIPDIIWSFIVAISSYKILPVVNKAR, from the coding sequence ATGAAAAATTTAAGTACAAAAGATATGATTTTAATTTCAATGTTTGCTTCACTTACAGCGATTGGTGCATTTATTAAGATACCAATTCCGCCTGTTCCTGTTAGTTTGCAGTTTCTGTTTTGTGCATATTCAGGAATGCTATTAGGTTCAAAAAAAGGTATGACTTCTCAGCTAATTTATGTAGGAATCGGATTACTTGGTGTTCCTGTATTTACAAAAGGAGGAGGGCTAAGTTATATTTTCCAACCAACTTTTGGTTACTTGATTGGTTTTATACTTTGTTCATTTATTATTGGTAAATTAACAGAAAATAATCCTAATCAGAAATTGATATTTAGATTTTTATCGGTATTGGTTGGTCTTGCAGTTGTTTATGCTATTGGAGTTTCATATTTATATTTTATGTGGAATCATTTAAATGATTCACAAATTGGATGGCAAACTGCAGCTAAATGGGGATTTACACCTTTTATAATACCTGATATAATTTGGAGCTTTATAGTAGCAATTAGTTCGTATAAAATTCTACCCGTTGTAAATAAAGCGAGATAA
- the htpG gene encoding molecular chaperone HtpG, with product MSKEKGSLSIHSENIFPIIKKWLYSDHDIFVRELVSNACDAITKLTRLNSLGEISLEDNEFSVKIILDKENKTIKIIDNGIGMTAEEIKKYINQIAFSGAEDFLEKYKDKGDKEQIIGHFGLGFYSAFMVAERVQINTKSYVENSESALWTCEGGTEFEIADGTKESRGTEITLFVSDEGKSFLDEYTLRSTIEKYCSFMPFPIYLEVVGKEPNKDEDGNVIIEDPKAINVTQPLYVKKPNECTDEEYKEFYKDTFKDFKEPLFWIHLNMDYPFNLKGILYFPKLNTEFDTLEGQIKLYNNQVFVANNIKEVIPEFLLLLKGVIDCPDLPLNVSRSFLQNDGFVKKISDYISKKVSDKLSGMFKTDRLSYEKFFDDISPFIKYGSLKDEKFAKKVEEIMLYKNKSGNFVTISEYLDLHAGKLENKVYYTTDIVQQAHYIELLKEHGIDVLILNHSIDPPFVSLLESKNDKVKFIRVDADLSDVLTDAQIESDTEETIKITEELSNVFKSALNKEEMKLKVESFKSNEVSAMIVLSEENRRMQDMLKMYGNSGIDPNMFPSNEELVLNKNNKLVDFLINSNYEENKELMDTVAMQVYDLALIGHKKLSPEKMVEFLKRSNKILNMII from the coding sequence TTGAGTAAAGAAAAAGGAAGTTTATCAATTCATAGTGAAAATATTTTTCCAATTATTAAAAAATGGTTGTATTCTGATCATGATATATTTGTCAGAGAGCTTGTTTCGAATGCATGTGATGCTATTACTAAACTTACAAGATTAAATTCTTTAGGAGAAATTTCTTTAGAAGATAATGAATTTAGCGTAAAAATTATCCTTGATAAAGAAAATAAAACAATTAAAATTATCGATAATGGTATTGGAATGACTGCTGAAGAAATTAAAAAGTATATTAATCAAATTGCTTTTTCAGGAGCTGAAGATTTTCTTGAAAAATACAAGGATAAAGGTGATAAAGAGCAAATTATAGGTCATTTTGGACTTGGTTTTTATTCAGCGTTTATGGTAGCTGAAAGAGTTCAAATTAATACTAAATCATATGTTGAAAATAGTGAAAGTGCACTTTGGACTTGTGAAGGTGGTACAGAATTTGAAATAGCAGATGGAACAAAAGAAAGTAGAGGAACTGAGATTACATTATTTGTTTCAGATGAGGGAAAAAGTTTCTTAGATGAATACACTTTAAGAAGTACAATTGAAAAATATTGTTCATTTATGCCTTTTCCAATTTATTTAGAAGTTGTTGGCAAAGAGCCTAATAAAGATGAAGATGGAAATGTAATTATTGAAGATCCCAAGGCAATTAACGTTACACAGCCACTTTATGTTAAAAAACCGAATGAATGTACAGATGAAGAATATAAAGAATTTTACAAAGATACATTCAAAGATTTTAAGGAACCATTATTTTGGATTCATTTAAATATGGATTATCCATTTAATTTAAAAGGTATTTTGTATTTTCCTAAATTAAACACTGAATTTGATACACTTGAAGGGCAAATAAAATTGTATAACAACCAAGTTTTTGTTGCAAATAACATTAAGGAAGTTATACCAGAATTTTTACTACTATTAAAAGGCGTTATTGATTGCCCCGATTTACCTCTAAATGTTTCAAGAAGTTTTTTACAAAATGACGGATTCGTTAAGAAAATTTCTGACTACATCTCAAAGAAAGTTTCTGATAAACTTAGTGGTATGTTTAAAACTGACAGGCTTTCATATGAAAAATTCTTTGATGATATTAGTCCTTTTATAAAATATGGTTCATTAAAAGATGAAAAATTCGCAAAAAAAGTTGAAGAAATTATGCTTTACAAAAATAAAAGTGGAAATTTTGTTACGATAAGTGAGTATTTAGATTTACATGCTGGCAAATTGGAAAACAAAGTATATTATACAACTGATATTGTTCAGCAAGCTCATTATATTGAATTACTTAAAGAACATGGTATTGATGTTTTAATTCTTAATCATTCAATTGATCCACCATTTGTTTCATTATTAGAGTCTAAGAATGATAAAGTTAAATTTATTAGAGTTGATGCAGATTTAAGTGATGTTCTTACTGATGCTCAAATTGAGAGTGATACTGAAGAAACAATAAAAATAACTGAAGAATTATCTAATGTTTTCAAAAGTGCATTAAATAAAGAAGAAATGAAATTAAAAGTTGAAAGTTTTAAATCGAACGAAGTATCAGCTATGATTGTATTATCTGAAGAGAATAGAAGGATGCAAGATATGCTTAAAATGTATGGTAATTCAGGAATTGATCCTAATATGTTTCCTTCAAATGAAGAATTAGTCCTTAATAAAAACAACAAACTTGTGGACTTCTTAATTAATAGTAATTATGAAGAAAATAAAGAATTAATGGATACTGTTGCAATGCAGGTTTATGATTTAGCACTTATTGGTCATAAAAAGCTTTCACCTGAAAAAATGGTTGAGTTTTTAAAGAGAAGTAATAAAATTTTAAATATGATTATCTAA
- the purB gene encoding adenylosuccinate lyase, whose protein sequence is MYSKYQNPLIERYASDKMTYIFSPKMKFSTWRKLWTALAKAEKELGLNITDEQIKELEENIYNIDFEVAKKHEKRLRHDVMAHVHAYGDVCPKAKGIIHLGATSAFVGDNTDIIVLKDALELIKGKIANLLYKLKDFSIKYRDVPTLGYTHFQPAQITTVGKRATLWMIDLVMDYNDLVYVSNTLMLRGVKGTTGTQASYLKLFNNDHDKVKKLDTFIAKEFGFKDSLAVTGQTYTRKIDSRVINVVGGIAQSLHKMTNDIRLLQNLKELEEPFGKNQIGSSAMAYKRNPMRSERISSLCKFVISSTMSPQLVAATQWFERTLDDSANRRLTLAESFLAIDASLDIANNIATNMVVYEKVIKKHLDAELPFMMTENIMMEAVKKGGDRQELHELIRVHSMDAGSKVKVEGKDNDLLERIANDTKFDLTLSELKKIAEPSLYIGRASEQVEEFIISEIDPILKENADVLGEDVELNV, encoded by the coding sequence ATGTATAGCAAATATCAAAATCCTCTAATTGAGAGATATGCAAGTGATAAAATGACGTATATTTTTTCTCCTAAAATGAAATTTAGCACTTGGAGAAAACTTTGGACAGCACTTGCTAAAGCTGAAAAAGAATTAGGCTTAAATATTACAGATGAGCAAATCAAAGAACTTGAAGAAAATATATATAATATAGACTTTGAAGTGGCAAAGAAGCATGAAAAGAGATTAAGACATGATGTAATGGCACATGTTCATGCATATGGTGATGTATGTCCAAAGGCTAAAGGTATAATTCATTTGGGTGCTACTAGTGCTTTCGTTGGAGATAATACTGATATTATTGTTTTAAAAGATGCTCTTGAATTAATAAAAGGAAAAATTGCAAATCTTTTATATAAATTAAAAGATTTTTCAATAAAATATAGGGATGTTCCAACACTAGGATATACACATTTTCAGCCAGCTCAAATAACAACAGTTGGGAAAAGAGCAACTCTATGGATGATTGACTTAGTTATGGATTACAATGATTTAGTTTATGTATCAAATACTTTGATGCTTAGAGGTGTTAAAGGAACTACAGGAACACAGGCTAGTTATTTAAAACTTTTTAATAATGATCATGATAAAGTAAAAAAACTTGATACATTTATTGCAAAAGAATTTGGTTTTAAAGATAGTTTGGCAGTTACAGGACAAACATATACAAGAAAAATTGATTCTAGAGTTATAAATGTAGTTGGTGGAATCGCTCAATCACTTCATAAAATGACAAACGATATTAGATTACTTCAAAATTTAAAGGAATTAGAAGAACCTTTTGGAAAGAACCAAATTGGCTCTTCGGCAATGGCTTATAAGAGAAATCCAATGAGAAGTGAAAGGATTTCTTCGCTATGTAAGTTTGTTATTTCTAGTACAATGAGTCCTCAGTTAGTAGCAGCAACGCAGTGGTTTGAAAGAACACTAGATGACTCGGCAAATAGAAGACTTACCTTAGCAGAGAGTTTTTTAGCGATAGATGCATCACTTGATATTGCAAACAATATAGCTACAAATATGGTTGTATATGAAAAAGTAATAAAAAAACATTTAGATGCTGAATTACCTTTTATGATGACTGAAAATATAATGATGGAAGCGGTAAAAAAAGGTGGAGATAGACAAGAGTTACATGAGCTTATTAGAGTTCATTCTATGGATGCTGGTAGTAAAGTTAAAGTAGAAGGAAAAGATAATGATTTGCTTGAAAGAATTGCAAATGATACTAAGTTTGATTTAACATTAAGTGAACTTAAAAAAATTGCAGAGCCATCGCTTTATATTGGAAGAGCATCAGAGCAAGTAGAAGAATTTATAATTTCAGAAATTGATCCAATACTCAAAGAAAATGCTGATGTACTTGGAGAAGATGTTGAATTAAATGTATAA